The Vibrio rhizosphaerae genome includes a region encoding these proteins:
- a CDS encoding ABC transporter permease: MALIKMNPMNAERWHRFKKSKRGYWSLWIFSCLFLLSLFAELIANDKPLFISYDHHWYFPIVYAYPETEFGGEFPTETDYTDPYVDELIREKGMIIWPLIRFSYDTINFNIDSGSVPSAPDAVNWLGTDDKGRDVLARLIYGFRISVLFGFVLTLVSSVIGVGVGAMQGYYGGWFDLFGQRFIEIWSGMPTLFLLIILSSFVEPNFWWLLGIMVLFSWMSLVGVVRAEFLRCRNFDYVRAAQAMGVSDHQIMRRHMLPNAMVASLTMLPFILSGSVTTLTSLDFLGFGLPVGSPSLGELLAQGKANLQAPWLGISAFVVLSLMLTLLVFIGEAVRDAFDPHQYGKRT, translated from the coding sequence ATGGCATTGATTAAGATGAATCCGATGAATGCTGAGCGTTGGCATCGCTTCAAAAAGAGCAAGCGAGGTTATTGGTCGCTGTGGATTTTCAGTTGCCTGTTTTTGCTCAGTTTATTTGCTGAACTGATTGCCAATGATAAGCCCCTTTTTATTTCCTATGATCATCACTGGTATTTTCCGATAGTCTATGCCTATCCTGAAACCGAGTTCGGCGGTGAGTTTCCGACGGAGACAGATTATACCGATCCTTATGTTGATGAACTGATTCGTGAGAAAGGGATGATTATCTGGCCGTTGATTCGGTTTAGTTACGATACCATTAATTTTAATATTGATAGCGGTAGCGTCCCTTCCGCCCCCGATGCGGTTAACTGGCTTGGAACTGACGATAAAGGACGAGATGTATTGGCCCGGCTCATCTATGGCTTTCGGATTTCGGTCTTATTTGGATTTGTCCTTACGCTGGTTTCTTCTGTGATTGGCGTGGGAGTCGGTGCGATGCAAGGATATTACGGCGGATGGTTCGATCTGTTCGGCCAGCGTTTTATCGAGATTTGGTCAGGGATGCCAACGCTGTTTTTACTGATTATTTTGTCTAGTTTTGTTGAACCGAATTTCTGGTGGCTACTGGGGATTATGGTGTTATTTAGCTGGATGAGTCTGGTTGGTGTGGTGCGGGCTGAATTCTTACGGTGTCGTAATTTTGATTATGTCAGAGCGGCGCAGGCTATGGGAGTTTCCGATCACCAAATTATGCGTCGTCATATGCTGCCAAATGCGATGGTCGCATCACTGACCATGCTGCCATTCATTCTCTCCGGTTCGGTCACTACATTAACGTCACTGGATTTTCTTGGTTTTGGTTTGCCGGTCGGCTCTCCGTCACTCGGAGAACTATTAGCGCAGGGAAAGGCAAACCTTCAGGCGCCCTGGTTAGGAATATCGGCCTTTGTGGTTTTATCGTTGATGCTGACTTTACTGGTATTTATCGGTGAAGCGGTGCGGGATGCATTCGACCCACATCAGTATGGGAAACGCACATGA